Proteins from a genomic interval of Croceicoccus naphthovorans:
- a CDS encoding NADPH-dependent assimilatory sulfite reductase hemoprotein subunit encodes MTNETIDRSRDLSQPLDRLGPDESMKDRSDYLRGSICEGLLDRITGAVPSDDDVKLMKFHGIYQQDDRDVRDERRRQKLEPAYQFMIRVRLPGGVCSPAQWLKLDELARAHGGETLRITTRQTFQFHWVLKDSLRPIIQGLHDTLLDTVAACGDDSRGVMCTVDPQSSQFHADVAAMAKRVSDHVIPKTRAYHEIWYGDERVASSEPEEPFYGRTYMPRKFKIGFALPPSNDIDVYTQDLGFIAIGGPGGLEGFNVVIGGGMGRTDQAPETYPRLASLVGFVPVDRVIACADAVMAVQRDYGDRKDRLRARFKYTIDDKGLDWIKACIEERMGTHFDEARPFEFASNGDSYGWNSTPDGRHHRTVFIRSGRLDLKLLDAFRDIARIHRGTFRMTPNQNVIIAGVRTDDRAAIDALLAEYGLGAENVSPFRRNAISCVAFPTCGLAMAESERYLPALMENVEEILDRHGLADEPITLRMSGCPNGCSRPYIAEIGLTGRAPGKYNLYLGGGFHGERLNRMIRENINVGEILEVLDETLGRYAREREPGERFGDFTVRAGIVRAVTEGRLFNE; translated from the coding sequence ATGACCAACGAGACCATCGATCGTAGCCGCGACCTGTCCCAACCCCTCGACCGGCTTGGGCCGGATGAGAGCATGAAAGACAGGAGCGATTATCTGCGCGGTAGTATCTGTGAGGGGTTGCTCGACCGGATAACCGGTGCGGTGCCATCGGACGATGATGTCAAGCTGATGAAGTTTCATGGGATCTATCAGCAGGACGACCGCGATGTGCGTGACGAGCGTCGCCGCCAGAAGCTGGAGCCTGCTTACCAGTTCATGATCCGTGTGCGACTGCCGGGCGGAGTCTGCAGTCCGGCGCAATGGCTGAAGCTCGATGAGCTTGCGCGTGCCCATGGCGGCGAAACCTTGCGCATCACCACCCGTCAGACTTTCCAGTTTCACTGGGTTCTCAAGGACAGCTTGCGACCGATCATTCAGGGCCTGCACGACACCTTGCTGGATACGGTCGCCGCCTGCGGCGATGACAGCCGCGGGGTGATGTGCACGGTCGATCCGCAGAGCTCGCAATTCCATGCAGACGTGGCGGCAATGGCCAAGCGTGTCAGCGATCATGTGATTCCGAAGACGCGCGCCTATCATGAAATCTGGTATGGCGACGAGCGCGTGGCTTCCTCGGAGCCGGAAGAGCCTTTCTACGGCCGGACCTATATGCCGCGCAAATTCAAGATCGGCTTCGCGCTGCCGCCATCCAACGACATTGATGTCTACACGCAGGATCTCGGTTTTATCGCCATTGGCGGCCCGGGTGGTCTGGAAGGCTTCAACGTCGTCATCGGCGGCGGCATGGGGCGCACCGATCAGGCACCCGAAACCTATCCGCGGCTCGCCAGCCTTGTCGGCTTCGTTCCGGTGGATCGGGTCATTGCCTGCGCCGACGCCGTTATGGCCGTCCAGCGCGATTATGGCGACCGCAAGGATCGTCTGCGTGCACGATTCAAATACACCATCGACGACAAGGGTCTGGACTGGATCAAGGCATGCATTGAAGAGAGGATGGGCACCCACTTTGATGAGGCGCGTCCCTTCGAGTTTGCGTCGAACGGCGACAGCTATGGCTGGAATTCCACACCGGACGGGCGCCATCACCGGACAGTCTTCATCCGGAGCGGACGGCTTGATCTGAAGCTGCTCGATGCCTTCCGCGATATTGCGCGTATTCATCGTGGAACGTTCCGCATGACACCCAACCAGAATGTCATCATCGCCGGCGTTCGAACGGACGATCGCGCCGCGATCGATGCCTTGCTGGCAGAATACGGGCTTGGTGCGGAAAATGTCTCGCCGTTTCGACGCAATGCCATCTCGTGCGTTGCCTTCCCGACCTGTGGTCTCGCGATGGCCGAGAGTGAGCGCTATCTGCCGGCTCTGATGGAGAACGTCGAGGAAATCCTCGACCGGCATGGGTTGGCCGATGAACCGATTACGCTGAGGATGAGCGGTTGCCCCAATGGCTGTTCGCGGCCCTATATTGCCGAGATAGGACTGACGGGTCGCGCGCCAGGCAAATACAATCTCTATCTCGGCGGTGGCTTCCATGGGGAGCGCCTGAACCGGATGATCCGCGAGAATATCAACGTAGGCGAAATCCTCGAAGTTCTCGACGAGACTCTAGGCCGCTACGCTCGCGAACGCGAACCGGGCGAACGTTTCGGAGATTTCACGGTCCGCGCCGGCATTGTGCGCGCGGTTACTGAAGGACGATTGTTCAATGAGTGA